In one window of Nitrospira sp. DNA:
- a CDS encoding redoxin domain-containing protein: MNRLRNRSFLNRTCTGWWEGSIVLAVLMLVGVAGTVWAMGSRPPAAGMPASEFSLTDLDGKSHKLEQYRGKVVLLNFWATWCKPCTTEMPAMQTVYDELREKGFVVLAVNELEDEGKVREHIVAYKHTFPVLLDHENKVANQYGVFGLPVSVFIDQNGVVREYIKGGLLTEARIHDIVGRIQAATPAKTVALR; encoded by the coding sequence ATGAACAGATTGCGGAACCGGTCGTTCTTGAACCGAACGTGCACAGGCTGGTGGGAGGGCAGCATCGTCCTTGCCGTCTTGATGCTTGTGGGAGTGGCAGGTACGGTGTGGGCCATGGGCTCGCGTCCGCCGGCTGCGGGGATGCCCGCCAGTGAATTCTCGCTGACGGATCTTGACGGCAAGTCGCATAAGCTTGAGCAATACCGGGGCAAGGTCGTGCTTCTCAATTTCTGGGCGACCTGGTGCAAACCCTGCACAACGGAAATGCCCGCGATGCAGACCGTGTACGATGAGCTGCGCGAAAAAGGGTTTGTCGTGTTGGCGGTGAATGAATTGGAGGATGAAGGCAAGGTGCGCGAGCACATCGTGGCCTATAAGCATACCTTCCCTGTGCTCCTCGATCACGAAAACAAAGTGGCCAACCAGTACGGCGTGTTCGGCTTGCCGGTGAGTGTCTTCATCGATCAGAACGGCGTGGTGCGGGAATACATTAAGGGTGGGCTGTTGACTGAGGCCAGAATTCACGACATTGTCGGCCGGATTCAAGCCGCTACGCCTGCCAAAACGGTGGCTCTTCGGTGA